From one Tachysurus vachellii isolate PV-2020 chromosome 23, HZAU_Pvac_v1, whole genome shotgun sequence genomic stretch:
- the LOC132838881 gene encoding uncharacterized protein LOC132838881 isoform X1: protein MKILHIHFYLLVFCGAAECFTEKSVDLGQNVTLKCEVSVNNVYWFLMKASEPPVFILRSFFSISLTADYSNTTFNKRFSLQYNSSLFIHNISTNELGVYYCIYIQKGSSPNISRGIRLYIQSHSAENQTCKTEVCQNQTPDKDGKIRLWRNLFIITGLVIGVVMVAVTVSIIICCGKSRSPDCDVKLLEVTGTQSWSSNAKNDSSYTVVGFIPFHPLK, encoded by the exons ATGAAGATCCTCCACATTCACTTCT ATCTACTTGTGTTCTGTGGAGCTGCTGAATGTTTCACAGAGAAGTCTGTAGATTTGGGACAAAATGTGACTCTAAAGTGTGAAGTATCAGTAAATAATGTGTACTGGTTCCTGATGAAGGCGTCAGAACCTCCAGTGTTTATATTACGCTCTTTCTTCAGTATTTCCCTGACAGCAGATTACAGTAACACAACCTTCAACAAGAGATTCTCACTGCAGTATAACAGcagtttatttatacacaatatCAGTACTAATGAATTAGGAGtctattattgtatttatattcaaAAAGGTTCATCTCCAAACATCAGCCGTGGAATCAGACTTTACATCCAGAGTCACTCAGCTg AGAATCAGACGTGTAAGACTGAAGTGTGTCAGAATCAGACACCTGATAAAGATGGAAAGATCAGACTCTGGAGAAATCTCTTCATCATAACAGGACTTGTGATCGGTGTTGTGATGGTTGCAGTCACAG TCTCCATCATAATCTGCTGTGGAAAATCCAGATCTCCAGACTGTGATGTGAAGCTTCTGGAAGTCACTGGAACACAG AGCTGGTCATCAAATGCAAAAAATGACAGCAGCTACACTGTGGTGGGGTTTATTCCATTTCACCCTTTGaagtag
- the LOC132838881 gene encoding uncharacterized protein LOC132838881 isoform X2, with amino-acid sequence MKILHIHFYLLVFCGAAECFTEKSVDLGQNVTLKCEVSVNNVYWFLMKASEPPVFILRSFFSISLTADYSNTTFNKRFSLQYNSSLFIHNISTNELGVYYCIYIQKGSSPNISRGIRLYIQSHSAENQTCKTEVCQNQTPDKDGKIRLWRNLFIITGLVIGVVMVAVTELVIKCKK; translated from the exons ATGAAGATCCTCCACATTCACTTCT ATCTACTTGTGTTCTGTGGAGCTGCTGAATGTTTCACAGAGAAGTCTGTAGATTTGGGACAAAATGTGACTCTAAAGTGTGAAGTATCAGTAAATAATGTGTACTGGTTCCTGATGAAGGCGTCAGAACCTCCAGTGTTTATATTACGCTCTTTCTTCAGTATTTCCCTGACAGCAGATTACAGTAACACAACCTTCAACAAGAGATTCTCACTGCAGTATAACAGcagtttatttatacacaatatCAGTACTAATGAATTAGGAGtctattattgtatttatattcaaAAAGGTTCATCTCCAAACATCAGCCGTGGAATCAGACTTTACATCCAGAGTCACTCAGCTg AGAATCAGACGTGTAAGACTGAAGTGTGTCAGAATCAGACACCTGATAAAGATGGAAAGATCAGACTCTGGAGAAATCTCTTCATCATAACAGGACTTGTGATCGGTGTTGTGATGGTTGCAGTCACAG AGCTGGTCATCAAATGCAAAAAATGA
- the LOC132838925 gene encoding myelin-oligodendrocyte glycoprotein-like: MPNRNLGSTSKRCLLFFMVYLLIYNVLVQNIEIHEAFVGDTVILPCSIDRTVVSEDVFWRDDDGAVVVDIIKNKEDFYEQSPEYRDRVQTFPNEIENGNFSIKLSNVTLSDSRTYTCKASGSVQSVKLSVKQAEKIIVPRNSDVTIRTSSLFLLGFSLLYSLDF; encoded by the exons ATGCCTAATCGAAATCTTGGGAGCACGTCAAAAAG ATGTTTATTATTCTTCATGGTCTATCTGCTGATATACAATG TGTTAGTGCAGAACATTGAGATTCATGAAGCCTTCGTAGGTGATACAGTCATCTTACCATGTTCCATCGACCGCACTGTAGTTAGTGAGGATGTGTTTTGGCGAGATGATGACGGAGCAGTGGTGGTTGATATAATCAAGAATAAAGAAGATTTTTATGAGCAGAGCCCAGAATACAGAGACAGAGTTCAAACTTTTCCAAATGAGATTGAAAACGGAAACTTCTCCATCAAGCTGAGTAATGTGACGCTCTCTGACTCGAGAACTTACACCTGCAAAGCCTCTGGATCTGTTCAGAGTGTAAAACTGAGTGTTAAAC aagcagaaaaaataatcgtTCCAAGAAATAGTGACGTCACAATAAGAACAAGCAGCTTGTTCCTGCTGGGGTTCAGTCTGCTGTACAGTTTGGACTTTTGA